In the genome of Crassostrea angulata isolate pt1a10 chromosome 6, ASM2561291v2, whole genome shotgun sequence, the window tggggggtcaaagtttaacaaaggaatatatatggtaaatctttaaaaatcttcttctcagaaactaatcagccagatgattctttataattgttaagactttggccccagaacaattctttggcctcacaagatggttcagagtttgatgtacggttatatcccatatataaacaattgtttaggatctttttgagaactgcaatactcaacatatgatatgactataaaatcgtcctgttagaaaagggactaatgattataaacataagaatatccaggggaaaaatggattttatttatacaggatctacatgtattattgtacattgtccagatagtttgtattatgactccattaatctgattttatcatacctattgttcctcaggtgagcgatgtggcccatgggcctcttgtctgATATTTGGGCAGCTAGTACAATGTGTAATTGGCATTTTTCTTGTTTGAACAATTACTTTTACATcgatattgtatttaaaatttgtatttcatgTATCTGTAGCATTTAAGTGcctttatatctatatatttatcatGTTATAGGATTAAAAACAAGCTTCTAGTCCACTACCGTTTTTTTTAGCGAAGATGCACCTAAATTGccatttttgattattttgtaaaagcgacttttttttattccttttagtTACTTATTGTTGCTGTTATACTTAGTAATGTGATTGTACATCTACATGAAAACTTTTGTAATGCTGTGTACAGGATAATATTTGACCATTTGACCAtgtttattttagccccccccccccctttttcactCGTCGGCAGGCCAATTTAAATGTGGGTGAATTCAAAATTTCTCATATCTCTTATTTAgggcaaattcaagacggggAAGAAATTGATTACAAGTGTGGAGGGGCAGAAAaaaaccctgtatacagtatctttatttattctcatcatattttttgttgaaGTGATTATGAGTGAGATTATGGGACTTTCcagttttacatttatatttatacctGCCTTGTagatttttgtcattttctgaTATGCAGGTCTATTTTGGACTTTGGATTTTTTTGCCTTTTATATTTGTATGGTACATTCCCAAGTAGTTAGCTTTGAAGTTGCACAGGAATGATATATACTgtgttgttatttttgttattcttGTTACCATCAATAATATATACTGATCTTATGGATCATTCTGTGATATTTacccttttttttcttatatatgaacATTTAATGATACTAGTAAATTACCCACTTCTATGTCATCGGACAagtcatcttcgctagccaagggtgacgATCCACTCTGCTACTCTTTTCAGAGTAGCAGAGTGGATcgtcacccttggctagcgaagatgaggaCAAGTCCACATCCTAGACAggtttaaattttctttctcACAGTTTATGAGAGGTCAATGTTTGTCcttttcatttttagctcacctgagctgaaagctcaagtgagctattctgatcacattttgtccgtcgtccgtccgtccgtccgtctgtccgtctgtccgtccgtccgtccgtccgtctgtccgtctgtaaactttttacattttgaacttcttctctaaaaccgcttatccaatttcaaccaaatttggcacaaatcatccttatgggagggcgaatataaattgcagaaataaaagtttaatctgtattcaaagcggagaaaaccttgaaactgtagaaaaaggggggtgcatttttaaaaatcttcttctcaagaactaccgaggcaaattcaacatagtttagcataaattatccttatgggaaggaaaatataaattgcaaaaattaagtggaaattttgtttcaaatctgagttattacgaaaataataataaaggaaatgcgtgtttcaatcaatttaatagcttcgggttcggcatccggtaaaatgattccatacttctaaaacgaggttctttgtttaaagcagccatgacattatacgaaaaagggtcgatctgactatgatgaatttgcttgttgtgcaacagttcgcgtatgaagggaaattttgaaacatacaaaatatattggtgccgattttgtgaagtaaattgaggctaaatatttcaatgcgttgacagttttcacacatgacgttggtgttagcttgttctgattttcgtttcgttctcattatgctttgtaacctggaaactatcgtctgtatttcgtgatttttacgtatcaaatcaaacagagacttcggtaaatcaaacagttaactgtttacctgcgcaaattaagcaaaatcggatgtaggggacgggtactgaaatacaattcattctatcggtaattcggcattatcttttgcgtaatggtacatgtagattaatgcaataggttttgttgagatgctcggcattttttcgagtttattcagtttaaatagagtttgatatcgctgacggaaatatgtaggtatatacatgtatatatatatgattcatttcgaaaaaataaattgtgttctttatttgttatacatgtagtgcatgtttcttgtgtttaattgtttacaatttctatttactaaccatatttgagtgttaagcttcgaattataagcaagatacagcgatttgctcacaattctatgtttgtacacagatcttaaaaactaaagcttaaaaaagtaaaatatttgtcaatatttattaagaaaattttcaaagtctgttcttccagaaaccaactttaacaacttattgtattgtaaacttaacctttttagctcacctgagggtggggccacaatggggtgtcgaagtttaacaaatgaatatatagagtaaatctttaaaaatcttctcctcagaaactaatcagccaggaaagctgaaacttgtgtgaaagcatcatcaggtaatgtagatacaaatttgtgaaaatcatgatccccggaggtagggttgggccacaatgaaggatcgaagttttacataggaatatatagaataaatctttaaaaatcttcttctcagaaactaatcggccaggaaagctgacacttgtgtggaaggatcctcaggtagtgtagattcaaagttgtgaaaatcatgacccccggggtacggtgaggccacaatgggggatcgaagtttaacataggaatatatagagtaaatctttaaaaatcttcttctcagaaactaatcagccaggaaagctgaaacttgtgtgaaagcatcctcaggtagtgtagattcatagttgtgaaaatcatggcctccgggggtagggtggggccacaatgggggatcgaagtttaaaataggaatatatagagtaaatctttaaaaatcttcttcttagaaactaatcagccaggaaagctgacacttttgtggatgcatcctcaggtagtgtaaattcatagttgtgaaaatcatgacccccgggggaagggtggggccacgatgggggatcgaagttaaacataggaatatatagagtaaatctttaaaaatcttcttctcagaaactaatcagccaggaaagctgaaacttgtgtgaaagcatcctcaggtagtgtagattcatagttgtgaaaatcatggcctccgggggtagggtggggccacaatgggggatcgaagtttaaaataggaatatatagagtaaatctttaaaaatcttcttcttagaaactaatcagccaggaaagctgacacttttgtggatgcatcctcaggtagtgtaaattcatagttgtgaaaatcatgacccccgggggaagggtggggccacaatgggggatcgaagttaaacataggaatatatagagtaaatctttaaaaatcttctattcagaaactaatcagccggcaatgctgaaacttctttggaagcatcctcaggtagtgttgattcaaagttgtgaaaataataacccctgggggtagaatggggccacaatggggggtcgaagtttaacatatgattaaatagagtaaatctttaaaaatcttcttctcagaaactaattagccaggaaagctgaaacttgtgtggaagcatcctcaggtagtgtagattcaaatttgtgaaaatcataaccctgggggtaggtttgggccacaatgggaggtcgatgttttagataggaataaacagagtaaatctttaaaaatcttcttctcagaaactaatcagccaggaaagctgaaacgtgtgtgaaagcatcctcaggtagtgtagattcatggttatgaaaatcatgatccccaggggtagggtggggccacaatggggggggggggggtcaaaatttaacaaaggaatatatagggtaaatctttaaaaatcttctcagaaactaatcagccagatgtttctttataattgttaagactttggccccaggacaattctttggcctcccgagaaggttcatagtttgatgtacgtttatatctaatatataaactattgttaaggatcattttgagaactgcaatactcaacatatgataagactataaaatcatcttgttagaaaagggactaatgattataaacataagaatatccaggggaaaatggattttatttatacaggatctacatgtattattgtacattgtccagatagtttgtattatgactccattaagctgattttatcatacctattgttcctcaggtgagcgatgtggcccatgggcctcttgttacttCTTTTGAAAGAGAATTGCACTGGAAAAATATTGTTAATCATtctataattaaaattgtttagtttaaaatcatttttagtattgtagtacatgtaattaattggatgcaatttacactttaattatTGCAACAAATGCATGCATTTCGAAAAAGTCAAAACCATTATTGCATTAAATTCAACGGTTagtaattatatatacatcagGTTTATATGCATTGAACATGGTATTCATTCAGTTTTTATTTCGAATGAAATGACATTGGTAATGgacataaacaattttttatttgaaattgaatgtGTATTTGGTTTATTTGCAAGTCCATTTATTAATTATGTACAAACACTCAGGTTACACCTTGTAGACTATCATTattgattaataaaaattttgaatataatatTCTAAtttgtgttgtgttttttttctaaaattgtgtACACATTATGCACATGTATTGCAAGAATTTTATTCATAGCAAATTAGTTGTAATACATTCTTTGTTTATCTATACAATTCAGGAAATCTCCACTACTACCAAGTAGTATGTGGCAAATTAAAAGaagtttcataaattaattaagATTGGGAAACAGAAGATTTACTTCTGTATATTGTCTgatcatttttcattgaaaactaTCATATAAATTCAagaattaaatctttttcattttcCCATCATCTTTTGTCTGAGGCTTCACAAAAAAGTGCTGCACCAAAAGCAGAATCACTCTGCCCACCTAATTCAATGTTGAGACCTCCATATTGGGTCATGACCTCTCTTTGAATGATGGGATTTTTATGAATCACTGATCCTGTGcctaataatttattaattcctTTTTGCTTCAAGAAAGAAGGAGACATCATTCTGGTTAGGTTTTCTACCAGTCCTCTGCATAGTGCCTGAAACACTTGGTGTAAATCCATGTTGCCAGCAGTTATTCCAGTGATTTCTCCACGCTGTGAGGGAGCATGTCTTTCACCAAATATGGTGGGAATAATCTGTATGCTATTTGGTTTGGACTTGGATGGTGACTCTAGCAAAATTTTCCAAATCTCTTCATCACTCTTGACTAAACCTACTCAAATGACGACAAaatattttagcataaaacatgtagatGATCCTaaacacatatatacatttacGCAATAACATTATTGTgggtatttttttccattttgttcCTATAAACTCTACTATACAATTTCCATACCCTTATAGCCATATTAATGTACAACAGCCTTGGTATGCCTGATTTGTTCCAACATTCAACTTACCAAGATAACCCATCCAGTTTTGTATCATGTTGACGAATTGAGCCAGCACATTTCCTCCATTCAGACTAGCAGCTACTGCCAAGTATTGATTGTTAAAGTATGGAAAATACTGCACCGGAGAGGAAGGGTCAGGGGATGATGGGACTGTGGCAAGGAATTCTGGGAAAGCCAGCTGACAGGATGTCCCCATATTGATAACTAAAAGCAGAGTTTTAACATAgagtatttatcaaaataaccaACTGTGTACAAACTTTTATATTTAACTGCTTTTGTTACATGCAGTTTCCCActtgttaaataaatataaggaaaataaaAGTTGGGTTACAGTACTCTGACAGATATTACAGATATTTCAACAATAAATCTCTAACCGCAAAATAATCACCTAAGgcatacttgccaactgacccTATTTCGTCAGGTCACACCCAATTTTTCGACCCTTCACCCGAATGttttttatgacccggcggttcatgcttttcacccgatttttgtcgaacaacccgaaattctcccgatttccggatttggttcgtaaattaTGTTGCGCGTAGGTGATTCACCTACAGTTAATTTGGCCAATCTATAGTACATTTTTTCCTAAACATGCAAATTGCATTTGTTTTTCAGCCATGTGCTGctcatatttcataaataaaaataacaattataaTTTACCTGCTTCATGCGGGTTTCTTAGAATCGAGTACACAGCACACTGTGTATCCCCAAGTGCCACTAAAATGGGGGTGTCCTTCTTTACTGCAAGCCAGTCAAATTGCAGGTTTCCAGCTTTGCTCCCAGGTTTAACCACTTGTGGAAGAAGATGGACTGGAAATGACTTTTGCTCCATACtgttgaaaaaatcatttttcaataaacaaaaaatgtccATCGATTTTTTTCCCATCAGAAATTAATGTTCATACAGCTGACATATTACCTACACCTCTTTATTCCAACACCCTGCACTGCAATCAAAATATCCCCAACTAGCACCAAGCTGAGTAGACATGATTGGAGAATCCAGACCACAGAGCACAGAGACCAGGAAATCCATCACAGTTCCAGCCCTGTCATATCTGAACAGGAACTCCGGCTGGAACATGGACAACCAAAACAAGGTAGCATTTCCATGTCCAGTGGACAGAGAGAGATGGGATACTGGTTTTGGTAGAGATGAGATAAATTCTTCTGTGCACCGTTGGTCCTGCCAGGTGTAAAGTGGGCTTATGTTTGTTATATCAAACTCGTCCCTCTCTCTGTTGTAAAATGTATTCGTATTGGTTGATGACCACAGCATGACTCCATGCATTTGTCCAGTGATGCAGATTTTTTGGACTGAAGCCAGGGTTTTTTGGGAAAGTCCTTTCAGACATGATTGTGTTGTTGAAAGTATGGCTGCTGCATCTTGTTCAAATCCTGAGCTGCCTAAACTGCTCTTGATATCTGCATTTGTAGACTTGGAGATTGTCGCTATTTGTGCCCCATCTTTTACAATGCATACTTTAACTGATGTTGTTCCAAGGTCAATTCCAATGTAAGTCAACATTTTCGATTAAATTctgtaatgtagaaaaaaaaaatctgatcaAACATTGTTTACCGAAATACTTGTTTATCAGTTTATGTACGGTAGTCTACACTTAACAACAGAAGAATGTCGTTATTATCATGTTAATGTTGTCAATGTGCATGACTCTTCAGTAATGCTATTTTATCatactcttttttttaatcacaaatcTGAATTtactttaaacaatatatttttgaatacaCATATATAACTAGTTCTATCATGGTTGTGCTACATGTTTTACGAATAGCCTGGGAATGGGCGGTGACACCTAATtaagtaattttaatttcattttatttgtttactgtTTTAGTACAAAACATTTAATACCATCGATATGGTTAAACCATCATTATTTCGCACAAACATCAAAATGCTATTGCATgacatgtttaaattaaatgaatttgaaaaagcaTTCGTTGCAGTAAAAAGTCTGTTTACATACCTGAAAAACTAGTAGGAACTGCAGAAATGTCGCTAAATAGTAATCCGAAATTAGGGAACCTTATTTTCCCCGTATAAATTAGTGCAACacttttgtttatcaaaaattaactgaatttttacaaattttgtatgtACGAAAGGCTTTGTTCCGACTATCTGTATTTCTATTAGTACATTTAATATTCTACAGAAATAGTCAGAGACTTTTGAATTAAGTTCCTCATCATCATGATCATCGAAAGgctcatacatgtatctataggCTGGGGAGGGGGCGTTGGGGCTTAATAAGGGCTTGAGGTTAACACGACTACAGCAAAAGTAGTAAAATGAGCAAAATtagtaaaataagaaaaactacCAAATAATCAAATGCTTTTATAAAATGCTTTTATAGGATAAAAATCCAATTTATTTGGTCTTTTCAttttgccgggggggggggggggggtatgaaaTATGTCGTACTTGATTTCTGAAAATTCGGTTCTTGTTTGAGACATCGACTTCCTGAGTTCCATTGACAAATGCATCATATcaaaattttgtgatttttttcataaattctgaattCAGTAACACttcaattgaaaaagaaaatttattttttcgaacaCCATCCTTGGAGAAAAAATTAGAATGGATTCGTTTACTGATAAAATTCTGACCGCGTCGATCCGAAAGAATTCTCAAAGgttgataaatttaattaaagattttctaatGTAGCATTGGTGACCGTCTTCAGAGGTGTTCAATATtcttttaatggaaaaaaacatttgcaaaattaatagcaAGGTTTGATATGATTGTACACGTATTTCCATAATTCCATTGGAACATAGCAACCATGAATGCAgcatacttttattttcatattctttCACCAAATTGCAAGTTTGAACAACTTCTGTGTACTGTCTGGGCAAAATAAACCGCTTGAATTAAATGACAGTATATTCAACTGGAAACTGAAAAAGAGACAAGATGTGATTAACAATTAACATCAAGACCTCTGGCATTATCTAATTCACATGGAATGATTtggtttaaacaaaaatttagttttagtcctacataaaaagtaaatgtccatacattatatacatacatgtacattatatataaacacaaataaaaaggGTGGAAAAGAATTGGGTTCAGTTGTATTGGACGGGCTGCCAACCGGTGCCTATTCACGGGCGCGATCCCACTACTGCAGAACACGGGGACTTCTGCCTGCTGTGTCACCACCCTGGGCCTGTACGTCCCTCCTTAGACAACCTGGTGAGCCTGGGCTCCCCCGAGCTGACCATATTGATGCCCTGCTTAGTGCGGACGCCCGATCGACATAGGTCGCCGGAGAGCAGGACCCCCGCCCTCAAACCGTCCACCAACCCTGACCTCCAAGTAGCTGGATTACAGGAGCACGCCACAACTCCCAGTCGATAACCAAAATGACAGAATCTCCTTATAAGGTTAATTTATTgatcaatattatttatttaatcttttGGGTCTGAaaatacatagaaatatatatatgatataataagtGATCAGACCTGTGCACATTTCTTAtgcttaataaaacaaaaattcagaGACATTTTCTGTAAGATGGCCACGTTGCAATTCCATATGGTGATGTTTGTGTGTGACATATTGCCGCTAGGTATAGTGACCAAACACTGCAGTGACCTTTACCTTTTTCTGAATACCATTGTCAGTTACAATTTATTATCATTAGTTCGTGCAAAGTCTGAGTGAATGTTCAGAAAATAACAGATTCACATTCACttctactttgattttttttgtacttttaaaatgcatgttCAGTTCCAaaatttatgcatatattttctGTACTTTAGCATACACTTGTCgatattttacaatttgtagGAGTATATATAtacgcatatttttaaaaaaacaatatttatacatgtttgtgcTCATTGAGTTTGGACGACCcttgcatttcaaaatcatacaaacggacgcttttttaaaattattattaatcaaataatGAATACTGTATTGTTTCATCTGAGCAAGTCCATAAACCAACTTCCATCGtgcataataaaatttaacgATTGTCGCCAAATCAAGTcgttgcaaaaaataaaagttggtttctagttttaccatttttttttttacaatattgctacacgtacatgtaagtatattaAAATCATCCTCATATCatttacataatattacatgtagattattGAGAATCAAAAACCTGTACATGAAAAAACAATTGATACTcattaatctaaatttttgtatagGAAACTTAGACAATTACggtatatattcaatactcagaTTACGTTACTCTCGTTGTGAAGTCATTTACTACCAGTGATATGCTTAATTTATACGAAAGGCAAATAGAgtcatttaaaattatgtttttattttgtaattacgATAAAAGATTTTGTAGTTACTTTTTCTCATATCTCACCTCTCGTGGAGTATTAATAAGCGGGTTGCTTTACCAACAACGTCATTTTGATTTCTAGAATCAATGAGATCTAAAAGACGACATGCAAAACCGACCCCAGAAAATTTACAGAGAGATCAATTTAATTTTACGCTAGATTTTGCAAGTATTTAATCTTTGAAATGTGTATCCCCAAAAGTTACCCATTTagctgaaaacaaaattatcaatgtaagataaatatatttcataacgGTAGAGGTACCGTGTTTGTCCATTCCATTTTAGAGCCTACTCTTTTAAATGGCTCTGGCATACACTGGCACAATCGGGTACAATTAGTACTTTTAGCAAAATactatattttatcaaaatcttctttcctttcattcattcattctctCTTTATTTCCTCCTTAAGGAGATTTTGTAAAGCATAACATATTTACACTGTTATAAATTCAACACATAGTGAAAAcagatatatacaaaataagaaaagaaaagaaaaaaaaaagtcaatgcATAATGGGGCGTATCCTTTTGAAGTAATACGCATGCAGCAGCGTCTTTTACAAACCGAAAATTAAACAGGTGAAAGTCGTTGCTGTCATGTGCAGCGGTAATGGCGGAAAACGATCTTGCTCCTAGGAGGAAGAGATAACTGTCAACGTTGGTTCAGACCACACAAGTCAGCACTTAACTCAACACTGAATTCGTTGATGATAGTATTCCACCAGGCGTCTCGAAGTAATAATGTTTCTGCACAAGAAGTGGTAACATGCTCGAAAACATTGGTAAAGGAAGAGTTACACAGGAGACATGTTTCTGGAGGTATGTCTTGAAGCGTCCATAGTTTAACAAT includes:
- the LOC128188255 gene encoding sedoheptulokinase-like, which produces MLTYIGIDLGTTSVKVCIVKDGAQIATISKSTNADIKSSLGSSGFEQDAAAILSTTQSCLKGLSQKTLASVQKICITGQMHGVMLWSSTNTNTFYNRERDEFDITNISPLYTWQDQRCTEEFISSLPKPVSHLSLSTGHGNATLFWLSMFQPEFLFRYDRAGTVMDFLVSVLCGLDSPIMSTQLGASWGYFDCSAGCWNKEVMEQKSFPVHLLPQVVKPGSKAGNLQFDWLAVKKDTPILVALGDTQCAVYSILRNPHEAVINMGTSCQLAFPEFLATVPSSPDPSSPVQYFPYFNNQYLAVAASLNGGNVLAQFVNMIQNWMGYLGLVKSDEEIWKILLESPSKSKPNSIQIIPTIFGERHAPSQRGEITGITAGNMDLHQVFQALCRGLVENLTRMMSPSFLKQKGINKLLGTGSVIHKNPIIQREVMTQYGGLNIELGGQSDSAFGAALFCEASDKR